A genomic region of Miscanthus floridulus cultivar M001 chromosome 3, ASM1932011v1, whole genome shotgun sequence contains the following coding sequences:
- the LOC136542710 gene encoding protein HUA2-LIKE 2-like isoform X3, producing MDGESISLALPAKITEPEQWDLPAAKKKFIVAKKKLLVYFYGTKEIALCNYADLEAFTEEKKKSLLVKRHGKGADFVRAVKEIVEIYDSLKEDKKDINNDNNKSGFTENNLKIDVENHVNDSSSLDTEGPDDGSDPGNDKKMEDCPSSCMDHSMVGTQSIINTMEGEHCVVDSADDDPIEKSSILHESKHSPLHASSCSKKRQKDSQKQNACTHGNFASSWRSRSSLGAELRTSRDSGGLMNGTNLPSVDLIPGDKQEDSAHRKCIEDDKPSPCSVSATKEAVLSHPSRGTCSQLVASGTSNDDKGPCTVIHSVQCTFSNEVSKTGVRDKEVNLNGMVDLPMTTTRTFKRKRRANTCRANNPVSSELKNMDRALQPKSIGDLVYSPNLRNEINRSDGDEHLPLVKRARVRMERCPLENATVDEPGHSSDQIEPVKLDPCIKHATSAISGKDQSADDVPPGIDASPKTNYSDLPGEVQNSCMNNNEEQPMVMTLDVEAALPPSKRLHRLLEAMSVNASETVSTLPEVTKSKEVTLEGCTASTERSPPKNSADALVESPKSAMAKSPKVSLTVLPLDVPTDQKHITEAVMLNKDALPPVSLDLRTDVSDSLPKDKVSEETCIDSENLRTDVSDSVPKDKISEKTCIDSENVPDLVVHTGIDSNGCVKGTACSMKLEEPGFAKFDRLPSCNASGNKPTESIEGSTNGFGKTIDVSSEPISRASATVSYTSGSCDPVPHVGTVLDKSVVSVRDRTSASSLVSKVPCIHSDTSTRAFEMHSSSVIAPEDLDRRINLKDKSLSSDSMPTEELVADGHAHIFSQSNSFMDSSLDSKFASEPLVNIPSLKEGSSSWCSPSNHSIRSASDRVHTEQDSGEIPFDNLQPEGLLAGCNEAHSSRRAFEACVGTLTRTKESISRATRLALDCAKHGIAGEVMDIIIEHLEKESDLYKRVDLFFLVDSIIRYCRNQKGGPGGAYPSLIQAVLPRIIYASAPPGNSAWENRRQCLKVLRLWLERKTLSEYIIRHHIKELEALNDASFGSSHRPSGRERALNDPLRDDEAFFVDEYGSNAGLHLQNLICTKLLEDEDGRSSEERSFEGLTPEHEATGANEQEACQLHVTKHQLLLEEVDGELEMEDAAPSSGAEASTGCQEDLTNNDTSIGTAQHLSSVPPLPDDKAPSPPPLPSSPPPLPRPSRLVSQDSQVQGALPVASNCVEQHHPGANYNVEGQHAYSAANNRGNVDACIASSQPPVPYNSGYAGHTNQIYQPPPPPLPPPPPPPQPIATFPSGPHGSLCGPSVPHHGNNYHHPPPAPLPNSGYHLQPPPHPPGPNQFPCPPEPEQRAQPWNCGPPAPSYPERYQYVGHDRGHHGYDRRPYFDDRGHHFDDRGHRFDGGGHYFDDGMHHFDDRLRHFHDRGQMHHEVMDGGRFPSFFPPGPPCPDHFEAPPNQFHCGRPLNPPPGWRRHGRRDYDRYH from the exons ATGGACGGAGAGAGTATTTCTTTGGCTCTGCCGGCAAAG ATAACTGAACCAGAGCAATGGGACCTTCCTGCAGCTAAAAAGAAGTTTATTGTAGCTAAAAAGAAGTTGCTGGTCTACTTTTATGGAACTAAAGAGAT TGCTTTGTGCAACTATGCTGACCTTGAGGCATTCACCGAAGAGAAGAAAAAATCTCTACTTGTTAAGCGACATGGGAAAGGAGCAGATTTTGTCCGAGCAGTTAAGGAAATAGTTGAGATTTATGATTCTTTAAAGGAAGACAAGAAAGACATTAATAATGATAATAATAAGAGTGGCTTTACTGAAAATAATTTGAAGATAGATGTCGAGAATCATGTCAATGACAGCAGCAGTTTGGATACAGAAGGTCCTGATGATGGTTCTGATCCAGGCAATGACAAGAAAATGGAGGATTGTCCCTCCTCTTGCATGGATCACAGCATGGTAGGTACTCAGTCTATTATCAACACAATGGAGGGTGAGCATTGTGTTGTGGATTCTGCAGATGACGATCCTATTGAAAAGTCATCTATCCTTCATGAGAGTAAGCATTCTCCTTTGCATGCTAGTTCATGCTCAAAGAAAAGACAAAAAGATTCACAGAAACAAAATGCTTGCACACATGGTAATTTTGCGTCATCATGGAGATCAAGAAGTTCATTAGGTGCTGAATTAAGAACAAGCCGGGATTCTGGTGGTCTGATGAATGGTACTAATCTGCCTTCTGTTGATTTGATTCCTGGTGACAAGCAAGAAGATTCTGCTCACCGTAAGTGCATTGAGGATGATAAACCAAGCCCGTGTTCTGTTTCTGCTACAAAGGAAGCAGTCTTGTCACATCCAAGTCGAGGAACCTGCAGTCAACTTGTGGCCTCTGGGACCAGTAATGATGATAAAGGCCCATGTACTGTCATACATAGTGTACAATGCACTTTTAGTAATGAAGTATCTAAAACTGGAGTCAGGGATAAAGAAGTCAACCTGAATGGAATGGTTGATCTTCCCATGACCACCACCCGAACTTTTAAAAGAAAAAGAAGGGCAAACACTTGTCGTGCTAATAATCCTGTCAGTAGTGAGCTAAAAAATATGGATAGGGCATTGCAGCCTAAGTCAATTGGAGATCTTGTATATTCTCCAAATTTAAGGAATGAAATTAACAGATCAGATGGAGATGAGCACTTGCCATTGGTCAAAAGGGCAAGAGTCCGAATGGAAAGGTGTCCACTGGAGAATGCCACGGTTGATGAACCTGGCCATTCTTCTGACCAAATAGAGCCAGTTAAACTTGATCCATGTATTAAGCATGCAACGTCTGCAATATCTGGGAAGGATCAATCAGCTGATGATGTACCTCCTGGCATAGATGCTTCACCCAAAACAAATTACTCTGACCTGCCAGGAGAAGTTCAGAATTCTTgtatgaataacaatgaagagcAACCAATGGTTATGACATTGGATGTAGAAGCTGCTTTGCCTCCATCAAAACGCCTTCATCGTCTCTTAGAAGCTATGTCTGTTAATGCATCTGAGACTGTGAGTACTTTGCCTGAAGTTACAAAGTCAAAGGAGGTTACCCTGGAAGGCTGCACTGCTTCAACAGAGAGGTCCCCTCCTAAAAACTCTGCAGATGCACTTGTTGAAAGTCCCAAATCTGCAATGGCTAAAAGCCCTAAGGTATCTTTGACTGTGCTTCCTTTAGATGTCCCAACTGACCAAAAGCATATCACAGAAGCTGTCATGTTGAACAAGGATGCCCTCCCTCCTGTTTCTTTGGATTTAAGAACTGATGTCAGTGACAGTTTACCAAAGGACAAAGTTTCTGAAGAAACCTGCATAGACAGTGAAAATTTGAGAACTGATGTCAGTGACAGTGTACCAAAGGACAAAATTTCTGAAAAAACCTGCATAGACAGTGAAAATGTACCTGATTTGGTTGTACATACTGGGATTGATAGCAATGGCTGTGTAAAAGGTACGGCCTGTTCCATGAAATTGGAAGAGCCTGGCTTTGCGAAGTTTGATCGACTACCTTCATGTAACGCAAGTGGAAATAAGCCTACGGAATCCATCGAAGGCTCTACTAATGGTTTTGGCAAAACTATAGATGTATCTTCTGAGCCAATTAGCCGAGCAAGTGCTACTGTCTCGTATACTAGCGGCAGCTGTGATCCTGTGCCGCATGTTGGCACTGTTTTAGATAAATCAGTAGTTAGTGTGCGTGACAGAACAAGTGCCTCTTCTTTGGTTTCTAAAGTTCCATGTATTCATTCTGACACAAGCACCAGAGCATTTGAAAT GCATAGTTCTTCAGTTATTGCACCGGAAGACCTTGACCGCAGAATAAACCTAAAGGATAAGAGCTTATCTTCAGATTCAATGCCTACCGAAGAACTAGTTGCTGATGGACATGCTCATATATTCTCTCAATCAAATTCATTCATGGACAGTTCTCTAGATTCAAAATTTGCTTCGGAACCTTTGGTGAATATCCCTTCACTCAAAGAAGGATCAAGTAGCTGGTGTTCACCTTCAAATCATTCGATAAGGTCTGCATCAGATAGGGTTCATACTGAACAAGATAGTGGTGAGATTCCTTTTGATAATCTGCAACCGGAAGGCTTGTTAGCAGGTTGTAATGAAGCCCATTCATCACGGAGGGCGTTTGAAGCTTGCGTTGGTACACTAACACGAACAAAAGAAAGTATATCTCGTGCAACACGTCTTGCACTGGACTGTGCTAAGCATGGCATTGCTGGGGAG GTAATGGATATTATTATTGAACACCTGGAAAAGGAAAGTGATTTATATAAAAGGGTCGATCTGTTCTTCCTTGTCGATTCCATAATCAGATACTGTCGCAATCAGAAAG GTGGACCTGGTGGTGCCTATCCTTCTCTCATCCAAGCAGTCTTGCCACGAATTATATATGCTTCTGCACCACCTGGAAATTCTGCTTGGGAGAATCGGAGGCAGTGTCTTAAG GTTTTGAGGCTCTGGCTTGAGAGAAAAACCCTTTCAGAATACATCATTCGCCACCATATTAAAGAGCTTGAAGCTCTTAATGATGCGTCATTTGGAAGCTCCCACCGTCCTTCAGGTAGAGAGAGAGCTCTGAATGACCCTTTGCGGGATGATGAGGCATTTTTTGTTGATGAATATGGAAG CAACGCTGGTCTTCATCTTCAAAATTTAATTTGCACGAAACTACTTGAAGATGAGGATGGGAGGTCCTCTGAGGAGAGGAGCTTTGAAGGTCTTACTCCTGAACATGAAGCTACTGGTGCTAATGAACAAGAGGCATGTCAATTGCATGTGACAAAGCATCAACTCCTATTGGAAGAAGTGGACGGTGAACTTGAGATGGAGGATGCAGCCCCGTCATCTGGAGCTGAAGCCAGTACTGGATGTCAAGAAGATCTGACTAATAACGATACTTCTATAGGAACTGCTCAGCATCTCAGTTCCGTTCCGCCACTACCTGATGATAAAGCTCCATCCCCTCCCCCATTGCCATCATCACCGCCACCATTACCACGTCCATCACGTCTTGTCTCTCAAGATTCTCAGGTGCAAGGCGCATTGCCTGTGGCATCCAATTGTGTTGAGCAACACCATCCAGGAGCCAACTAT AATGTTGAAGGCCAACATGCTTATTCTGCTGCAAACAATCGAGGCAACGTGGATGCATGTATAGCTTCTTCACAGCCTCCAGTACCATACAATTCTGGATATGCAGGGCATACTAATCAGATATAtcaaccgccgccaccgccgctgccgccaccaccaccaccaccacagcctatTGCAACATTCCCTTCTGGGCCCCATGGCAGCTTATGTGGGCCCTCAGTGCCACATCATGGAAATAACTATCACCATCCACCACCAGCACCACTGCCGAATAGTGGATACCATTTACAGCCACCGCCACACCCACCAGGTCCGAATCAGTTCCCATGTCCACCTGAACCAGAGCAGAGAGCACAGCCTTGGAATTGTGGCCCTCCGGCCCCTTCCTATCCTGAGAGATATCAGTATGTTGGACATGATAGAGGACACCATGGATATGATAGAAGACCTTACTTTGATGATAGAGGACATCACTTTGATGATAGGGGGCATCGCTTTGATGGTGGAGGGCATTACTTTGATGATGGAATGCATCACTTCGATGATAGATTGCGCCACTTTCAtgatagggggcaaatgcaccaTGAAGTTATGGATGGTGGAAGGTTTCCCTCGTTCTTTCCACCAG GCCCCCCATGTCCAGATCACTTCGAAGCGCCACCCAACCAATTTCACTGTGGACGACCATTGAATCCTCCACCAG GTTGGAGGAGGCATGGAAGACGTGATTATGATAGATACCATTGA
- the LOC136542710 gene encoding protein HUA2-LIKE 3-like isoform X4: MPPARKKRGAAAAAAAAAAAAQWKVGDLVLAKMKGFPAWPAMITEPEQWDLPAAKKKFIVAKKKLLVYFYGTKEIALCNYADLEAFTEEKKKSLLVKRHGKGADFVRAVKEIVEIYDSLKEDKKDINNDNNKSGFTENNLKIDVENHVNDSSSLDTEGPDDGSDPGNDKKMEDCPSSCMDHSMVGTQSIINTMEGEHCVVDSADDDPIEKSSILHESKHSPLHASSCSKKRQKDSQKQNACTHGNFASSWRSRSSLGAELRTSRDSGGLMNGTNLPSVDLIPGDKQEDSAHRKCIEDDKPSPCSVSATKEAVLSHPSRGTCSQLVASGTSNDDKGPCTVIHSVQCTFSNEVSKTGVRDKEVNLNGMVDLPMTTTRTFKRKRRANTCRANNPVSSELKNMDRALQPKSIGDLVYSPNLRNEINRSDGDEHLPLVKRARVRMERCPLENATVDEPGHSSDQIEPVKLDPCIKHATSAISGKDQSADDVPPGIDASPKTNYSDLPGEVQNSCMNNNEEQPMVMTLDVEAALPPSKRLHRLLEAMSVNASETVSTLPEVTKSKEVTLEGCTASTERSPPKNSADALVESPKSAMAKSPKVSLTVLPLDVPTDQKHITEAVMLNKDALPPVSLDLRTDVSDSLPKDKVSEETCIDSENLRTDVSDSVPKDKISEKTCIDSENVPDLVVHTGIDSNGCVKGTACSMKLEEPGFAKFDRLPSCNASGNKPTESIEGSTNGFGKTIDVSSEPISRASATVSYTSGSCDPVPHVGTVLDKSVVSVRDRTSASSLVSKVPCIHSDTSTRAFEMHSSSVIAPEDLDRRINLKDKSLSSDSMPTEELVADGHAHIFSQSNSFMDSSLDSKFASEPLVNIPSLKEGSSSWCSPSNHSIRSASDRVHTEQDSGEIPFDNLQPEGLLAGCNEAHSSRRAFEACVGTLTRTKESISRATRLALDCAKHGIAGEVMDIIIEHLEKESDLYKRVDLFFLVDSIIRYCRNQKGGPGGAYPSLIQAVLPRIIYASAPPGNSAWENRRQCLKVLRLWLERKTLSEYIIRHHIKELEALNDASFGSSHRPSGRERALNDPLRDDEAFFVDEYGSNAGLHLQNLICTKLLEDEDGRSSEERSFEGLTPEHEATGANEQEACQLHVTKHQLLLEEVDGELEMEDAAPSSGAEASTGCQEDLTNNDTSIGTAQHLSSVPPLPDDKAPSPPPLPSSPPPLPRPSRLVSQDSQVQGALPVASNCVEQHHPGANYNVEGQHAYSAANNRGNVDACIASSQPPVPYNSGYAGHTNQIYQPPPPPLPPPPPPPQPIATFPSGPHGSLCGPSVPHHGNNYHHPPPAPLPNSGYHLQPPPHPPGPNQFPCPPEPEQRAQPWNCGPPAPSYPERYQYVGHDRGHHGYDRRPYFDDRGHHFDDRGHRFDGGGHYFDDGMHHFDDRLRHFHDRGQMHHEVMDGGRFPSFFPPGPPCPDHFEAPPNQFHCGRPLNPPPGPCSGWPMPHRRSKHPPDSRHSMEPPVSNGGGWRRHGRRDYDRYH; the protein is encoded by the exons ATGCCGCCGGCCCGTAAGAAGCGCGGGGCggcggctgccgccgccgcagcagccgcgGCGGCGCAGTGGAAGGTGGGCGACCTCGTGCTCGCTAAGATGAAGGGCTTCCCGGCGTGGCCGGCCATG ATAACTGAACCAGAGCAATGGGACCTTCCTGCAGCTAAAAAGAAGTTTATTGTAGCTAAAAAGAAGTTGCTGGTCTACTTTTATGGAACTAAAGAGAT TGCTTTGTGCAACTATGCTGACCTTGAGGCATTCACCGAAGAGAAGAAAAAATCTCTACTTGTTAAGCGACATGGGAAAGGAGCAGATTTTGTCCGAGCAGTTAAGGAAATAGTTGAGATTTATGATTCTTTAAAGGAAGACAAGAAAGACATTAATAATGATAATAATAAGAGTGGCTTTACTGAAAATAATTTGAAGATAGATGTCGAGAATCATGTCAATGACAGCAGCAGTTTGGATACAGAAGGTCCTGATGATGGTTCTGATCCAGGCAATGACAAGAAAATGGAGGATTGTCCCTCCTCTTGCATGGATCACAGCATGGTAGGTACTCAGTCTATTATCAACACAATGGAGGGTGAGCATTGTGTTGTGGATTCTGCAGATGACGATCCTATTGAAAAGTCATCTATCCTTCATGAGAGTAAGCATTCTCCTTTGCATGCTAGTTCATGCTCAAAGAAAAGACAAAAAGATTCACAGAAACAAAATGCTTGCACACATGGTAATTTTGCGTCATCATGGAGATCAAGAAGTTCATTAGGTGCTGAATTAAGAACAAGCCGGGATTCTGGTGGTCTGATGAATGGTACTAATCTGCCTTCTGTTGATTTGATTCCTGGTGACAAGCAAGAAGATTCTGCTCACCGTAAGTGCATTGAGGATGATAAACCAAGCCCGTGTTCTGTTTCTGCTACAAAGGAAGCAGTCTTGTCACATCCAAGTCGAGGAACCTGCAGTCAACTTGTGGCCTCTGGGACCAGTAATGATGATAAAGGCCCATGTACTGTCATACATAGTGTACAATGCACTTTTAGTAATGAAGTATCTAAAACTGGAGTCAGGGATAAAGAAGTCAACCTGAATGGAATGGTTGATCTTCCCATGACCACCACCCGAACTTTTAAAAGAAAAAGAAGGGCAAACACTTGTCGTGCTAATAATCCTGTCAGTAGTGAGCTAAAAAATATGGATAGGGCATTGCAGCCTAAGTCAATTGGAGATCTTGTATATTCTCCAAATTTAAGGAATGAAATTAACAGATCAGATGGAGATGAGCACTTGCCATTGGTCAAAAGGGCAAGAGTCCGAATGGAAAGGTGTCCACTGGAGAATGCCACGGTTGATGAACCTGGCCATTCTTCTGACCAAATAGAGCCAGTTAAACTTGATCCATGTATTAAGCATGCAACGTCTGCAATATCTGGGAAGGATCAATCAGCTGATGATGTACCTCCTGGCATAGATGCTTCACCCAAAACAAATTACTCTGACCTGCCAGGAGAAGTTCAGAATTCTTgtatgaataacaatgaagagcAACCAATGGTTATGACATTGGATGTAGAAGCTGCTTTGCCTCCATCAAAACGCCTTCATCGTCTCTTAGAAGCTATGTCTGTTAATGCATCTGAGACTGTGAGTACTTTGCCTGAAGTTACAAAGTCAAAGGAGGTTACCCTGGAAGGCTGCACTGCTTCAACAGAGAGGTCCCCTCCTAAAAACTCTGCAGATGCACTTGTTGAAAGTCCCAAATCTGCAATGGCTAAAAGCCCTAAGGTATCTTTGACTGTGCTTCCTTTAGATGTCCCAACTGACCAAAAGCATATCACAGAAGCTGTCATGTTGAACAAGGATGCCCTCCCTCCTGTTTCTTTGGATTTAAGAACTGATGTCAGTGACAGTTTACCAAAGGACAAAGTTTCTGAAGAAACCTGCATAGACAGTGAAAATTTGAGAACTGATGTCAGTGACAGTGTACCAAAGGACAAAATTTCTGAAAAAACCTGCATAGACAGTGAAAATGTACCTGATTTGGTTGTACATACTGGGATTGATAGCAATGGCTGTGTAAAAGGTACGGCCTGTTCCATGAAATTGGAAGAGCCTGGCTTTGCGAAGTTTGATCGACTACCTTCATGTAACGCAAGTGGAAATAAGCCTACGGAATCCATCGAAGGCTCTACTAATGGTTTTGGCAAAACTATAGATGTATCTTCTGAGCCAATTAGCCGAGCAAGTGCTACTGTCTCGTATACTAGCGGCAGCTGTGATCCTGTGCCGCATGTTGGCACTGTTTTAGATAAATCAGTAGTTAGTGTGCGTGACAGAACAAGTGCCTCTTCTTTGGTTTCTAAAGTTCCATGTATTCATTCTGACACAAGCACCAGAGCATTTGAAAT GCATAGTTCTTCAGTTATTGCACCGGAAGACCTTGACCGCAGAATAAACCTAAAGGATAAGAGCTTATCTTCAGATTCAATGCCTACCGAAGAACTAGTTGCTGATGGACATGCTCATATATTCTCTCAATCAAATTCATTCATGGACAGTTCTCTAGATTCAAAATTTGCTTCGGAACCTTTGGTGAATATCCCTTCACTCAAAGAAGGATCAAGTAGCTGGTGTTCACCTTCAAATCATTCGATAAGGTCTGCATCAGATAGGGTTCATACTGAACAAGATAGTGGTGAGATTCCTTTTGATAATCTGCAACCGGAAGGCTTGTTAGCAGGTTGTAATGAAGCCCATTCATCACGGAGGGCGTTTGAAGCTTGCGTTGGTACACTAACACGAACAAAAGAAAGTATATCTCGTGCAACACGTCTTGCACTGGACTGTGCTAAGCATGGCATTGCTGGGGAG GTAATGGATATTATTATTGAACACCTGGAAAAGGAAAGTGATTTATATAAAAGGGTCGATCTGTTCTTCCTTGTCGATTCCATAATCAGATACTGTCGCAATCAGAAAG GTGGACCTGGTGGTGCCTATCCTTCTCTCATCCAAGCAGTCTTGCCACGAATTATATATGCTTCTGCACCACCTGGAAATTCTGCTTGGGAGAATCGGAGGCAGTGTCTTAAG GTTTTGAGGCTCTGGCTTGAGAGAAAAACCCTTTCAGAATACATCATTCGCCACCATATTAAAGAGCTTGAAGCTCTTAATGATGCGTCATTTGGAAGCTCCCACCGTCCTTCAGGTAGAGAGAGAGCTCTGAATGACCCTTTGCGGGATGATGAGGCATTTTTTGTTGATGAATATGGAAG CAACGCTGGTCTTCATCTTCAAAATTTAATTTGCACGAAACTACTTGAAGATGAGGATGGGAGGTCCTCTGAGGAGAGGAGCTTTGAAGGTCTTACTCCTGAACATGAAGCTACTGGTGCTAATGAACAAGAGGCATGTCAATTGCATGTGACAAAGCATCAACTCCTATTGGAAGAAGTGGACGGTGAACTTGAGATGGAGGATGCAGCCCCGTCATCTGGAGCTGAAGCCAGTACTGGATGTCAAGAAGATCTGACTAATAACGATACTTCTATAGGAACTGCTCAGCATCTCAGTTCCGTTCCGCCACTACCTGATGATAAAGCTCCATCCCCTCCCCCATTGCCATCATCACCGCCACCATTACCACGTCCATCACGTCTTGTCTCTCAAGATTCTCAGGTGCAAGGCGCATTGCCTGTGGCATCCAATTGTGTTGAGCAACACCATCCAGGAGCCAACTAT AATGTTGAAGGCCAACATGCTTATTCTGCTGCAAACAATCGAGGCAACGTGGATGCATGTATAGCTTCTTCACAGCCTCCAGTACCATACAATTCTGGATATGCAGGGCATACTAATCAGATATAtcaaccgccgccaccgccgctgccgccaccaccaccaccaccacagcctatTGCAACATTCCCTTCTGGGCCCCATGGCAGCTTATGTGGGCCCTCAGTGCCACATCATGGAAATAACTATCACCATCCACCACCAGCACCACTGCCGAATAGTGGATACCATTTACAGCCACCGCCACACCCACCAGGTCCGAATCAGTTCCCATGTCCACCTGAACCAGAGCAGAGAGCACAGCCTTGGAATTGTGGCCCTCCGGCCCCTTCCTATCCTGAGAGATATCAGTATGTTGGACATGATAGAGGACACCATGGATATGATAGAAGACCTTACTTTGATGATAGAGGACATCACTTTGATGATAGGGGGCATCGCTTTGATGGTGGAGGGCATTACTTTGATGATGGAATGCATCACTTCGATGATAGATTGCGCCACTTTCAtgatagggggcaaatgcaccaTGAAGTTATGGATGGTGGAAGGTTTCCCTCGTTCTTTCCACCAG GCCCCCCATGTCCAGATCACTTCGAAGCGCCACCCAACCAATTTCACTGTGGACGACCATTGAATCCTCCACCAGGTCCATGTTCTGGGTGGCCTATGCCTCATAGG AGATCCAAGCACCCTCCAGATTCTAGACACTCAATGGAACCTCCAGTTTCCAATGGAGGAG GTTGGAGGAGGCATGGAAGACGTGATTATGATAGATACCATTGA